GAGTTTTCCCCCGACCGGCATCATTATTCCTGTGGCTACAGCCCCAGGAAACATGATCAAGCCTGTCTGCATAGCAGAATAACCCTGCAGGTTCTGAAAAAACAGGGGCAGTAAAAAAACTCCCCCAAAAAGGGCAATGTTGGTAATACTCGATATGATAATGCTCAGCGTATAAGGCCATATCTTTAAAACCCGCAGGTCCAGCAGGGGATCGTCGCGGGTTAGCTCATTGGCCGCAAAGAGCATCAGGCTGAAAATACCCAGCACCAGCAGAAAAACGTTTTTAAATTCGTTCCAGTCTATGGTTGAACCTTCACCAAGCACATATAGTATACTCACTAAGCCAACAGTAGATGATACAAACCCCAGGTAATCAAATCCCCTGGAAGGTTTGCGCGGCGATTCCTTAAGCAACAGGCCCGCCAGGATTACGCCAATAATACCCACGGGAATGTTAATGGTAAAAATCAGGCGCCAATTCAAATGCTCTACTATATACCCGCTCAGCGTAGGGCCGATAGCCGGGGCAGCCATGGCTGCTATACCCCAGATGCCCAAAGCCATACCCCGTTCTTTGGCAGGAATAACCTGGTAGATGATAGACATACTTATGGGCATAATCATGCCACCGCCCAAAGCCTGGATAATCCGCGCGACAATCATGGCCGAGTTGCTCCAGGCAAAACCGCACAGAGCCGAACCGACGGTAAAGGCGCCCAGGGCCCAAATATACATTTTCTTGGTCCCGAAGGTATCACTCAGGTACCCGGTAAGCGGGATAACCGGCCCCATAGTTAACATATAAGCGGTGATGACCCACTGTATCTGGTCGGTGGAGACCCCGAAAACATTCATCATCTTGGGAATGGCAATATTGACGATACTGGTGTCAAGGATGGCCATAAAAGTACCGACGACAACAACGATGAGAGCCAGCCATTTATAAAGATTATCCTGATGACCGGCATTCGTATGACCGGCTGCAGCGTTCATACGCCCACCCCTACCTAACCCGGATTTTTACAACGGCGCTGGTTCCCGGCTTAAGGGTTACATCATGCTGTTCAAGCTGAATTTTCACCGGGACCTTTTGTACCACTTTAGTAAAATTGCCTCCTGTGGACGACGGAAGGAGGGAAAAAGTCGCCGTTGTGGCCTGTCCTATTGAAACAACCCGGCCCGTAAAATTCCGGTCTCCGTATTCATCAATTTTGATGTCCGCCTTTTGCCCTTCTTTTATCCGGGCCACCTTTGTCTCATCTATATTGGCGCTGATATAAAGTTTAGCCGGGTCTACCAGCATGGCTAACATCTGTCCCGGAGCCACCACCTCACCGACAGTCCCCTGTTTTTTCAGCACAATACCGGTAATGGGAGCTCTGATGTTCGCCATTTCCAGGTTGGCATCAGGCAGGTTGGTAGCCTCCTGCTGTCCCAAAATCTGGTCCTTATGTACCATCTGGCCCTCTTCTACATTAAACTCCTTTAATTTGGCCGCTATTTGGGGGCTGACCCGCACCAGATCGCCGGTAACCCTGGCATCCTCCGTGGTGACATAATAAGTGTTTTCATACCAGTAATATCCGCCCACGCCGGCCATCGCCGCCAACATCAAGATCAGGACTGAAAAAATAATAACTTTCCTTTTCCCGTTCATCCAATCTCTCCCCTCTTCCCTTTCCATTCCAATTATTGTTCATATTTGTTAGCATACTTATTGTTCTTATGCGAACAATTATAACATAAAAAAAATTATTTTAAAATAACATTGCCCGCATCATCCGGGCATTGACAACGCATAATATTTAAGCATCTCGCCATTTTTTATTCCCGGCATAATAATAAGACCTCTAATTCTTAGAGATCTTTAACAGAACATTTTATCTTTTTATAAATTTTCATAAAATCTTCGGAACTAACAATTTTAACTCTAAATCCTTCCACTGAATGCAAACCACTTTTGAAATCATCTGTTATTAGATAGTCCGCGTTCCCTTCAAGGGCACACTTCAAAAACATTTCATCATATTTATCGTTTAACTTTGGACATTCAGTATCAATTGTGTTAACTGAGTCAGCTTCATAGAATACCTCGCTCAGCAAAAAAAGAAGTCGCAGCCGAGGACGTTTACTACTCATATTTTTAACACTGAATTTTTTGACTATATAAAAAAGCTCGCCAATTGTTTCTTGAGAGAATAGAAGCTTTATTTTATTATTATCAACCAAGCTTAGTATTTCATTACAAACCTCATCACCGTCGAACCATGACTTAACGAAAATATTAGTATCAATTACAACTCTAGGTTTGTTTCTCATACCTTTTGATACCAAGAGATTTCCTCGCTTCGTTTGAAGTCAGTCCTTTTTGTTTCATTGAATTTTGAATGAGTTGCCTCATGTTAGCCATGGCAAACAGTTTGTTTGGTTCCTTTTCTTTAAGTAAAGTATTCATTCTTATACCTCCTTTTGAGGTAAATTTCCGATTAAGAGTACTTCTTCTTTGTCTAACCATATTATACCATCTCCAAATAAACTCTTCAATTCAATACATAGTATTCGCCAATAAAATTAAAATGCCAATTGTTGTCATGATTTTGGTAACTTGATCTTCTTTTCAATGTTATTAAGTAATATTGCCAGTTGTTTTTTTATTTTTTCCAAATTCTCAGTCTCGGACAACATTTTGGCTGCGCTTTGAATATACTTTTCTTCAACCAATTCCCCATTACAGTGCTCAATCAGTTTTTCTATGCTTGCCTTTGAAGTTTCCAGGTGAAACTGTAACCCCAGAACCCTGCCTTTATATTCAAAAGCCTGGTTCTGACAGGCCGCACTTTCTGCAAGCCTGACTGCTCCCGGCGGAATGGTAAAGGTATCCCCATGCCAGTGAAAAGCGACAAACTCGTCGCTAAGGCCGTCAAATAACCCGGAATTGCTTGCTTCGGGGATTTTTCTTACCGGAAACCAACCTATCTCCTTGTACTCGTTCCGAATTACTTTTCCCCCCAAAACATCAGCTATCAATTGTGCTCCAAGGCATATACCCATCACAAATTTGCCGGCATTAATGGCATTTCTTATAAACTCTTTTTCATTAATTAACCAGGGATATTCAACTTCTTCATAAATGTTCATCGGTCCACCCATCACGATTAGCCATTCAAACCGGTCAAGGGCCGGTAAAGTTTCGTCCATATACAATCTTGTTACCGATACTTCATGGCCTTTTTCTCCAGCCCACACTTCAATATTGGCTAAATCCTCAAAGGGCACGTGCTGCAAGTAATGTATTCTCATGCTTATTCCCCCTCATTGTCTGATTATAACATAAATTCCTTTCCCACCATACCGATACTTTGCAAAGGGGAGGCTTTTTCCTCCGGCTTTTTGGGGGGTCCCCGTCTATCAAGCTAACCTCAAAATTTGCTTACAAACTGAAGGTAATTTCAAATAATTTCTTTGTAATTGTCCTGTTTACTCTTATCTCAGTATTTCCTCTGTGTTCTCCGCGCCCTCTGTGGTGATTTTTTAAAACCACAAAGTATGCCGCAAGAAAATATGTAATAAATTCTCTGTGGTAAACGGTTTTCGCCCACAGCTTCTGAGCAAAGGTTGCTTCACCATTAAAGTGCCAACGGAAACTGCCAAATCCAAATGTATAATTATTTTAAAGGTTTTTTGGTTCTGATAACGAATAAAGAATATAATTTTGTTTGTTTACGGGAGGTTGAGGATTAATGTTATATACTCCACAAAAGGAATTGTTCAACAGAATTACCAAGCTGCAAACTCTACTAAGAGAAAAAGACATTGACGGTGCCTTGATCGTTAAATCCGCAAATTTATTCTATTTTTCCGGCACAGCCCAAAATGCGTACCTGTTCGTTCCTGCTGAAGGAGCACCGGTATTATTGGTTAAAAAAAGCTTCAGCAGGGCTAAAAAAGAATCGGCCCTGGAAAATATCATGCAGTTGGTCAGCCTGAAAAAAATACCCGCCCAACTGGCCGAGCTGGGCTGCAAATCCCCGGCCACCCTGGGCCTCGAGATGGATAGCTTGCCCGCCAGCACTTATTTATTTTTCCAGCAAATATTCCCCGGTGTACGGTTTACAAACGTCTCCGGTCTGATCAGGGAGATAAGGCAAATAAAATCGGAATATGAAATTAATTTACTGCGTACTTCAGCAAGCAATATGGACAAGATATACAGGCAGATTCCCGGGTTAATAAAGGAAGGCATGGCAGAAATAGAACTGGCCGCCCAAATTGAAGGCATGGCAAGAACTGCCGGACATATGGGGTACATCAGCATGCACGCTTTTAACCAAAGCCCTTATTTCGGCCACCTGTTGTCAGGAGAATCGGGCGCGGTACCGTCAGCCTTTGACGGGCCTACAGGAGGCCCCGGGCTGACTCCCGCCCATCCCCAGGGGGCCGGGTGGAAAAAGATTAAGGCCGGCGAACCCATATCTATAGATTATGTAGGCTTATGGGACGGTTACATTACGGACCAAACACGGATCTTTTCTATTGGACCCCTGCCGGAAAAACTGCAAAAAGCCTTTGACCTGGCCCTGGAAATCCAGGCGGCGGTAGTTGAGCAAATGAAACCGGGCGCCAACGGCAGTGACCTGCATGAACTGTCCCTGGCTATGGCGGCCAAAGCGGGTTTCGCTGAAAATTATATGGGATATGCGCCGGATCAGGCCCGTTTCCTGGGCCACGGGGTCGGACTGGAACTGGATGAACTGCCTGTGTTGGCAAAGGGCCTCGATGCAAGGCTGCAACCGGGCATGGTTATTGCCATTGAACCTAAGTTTGTTTTTCCTGGCAAAGGGGTTGTAGGAATAGAGAATACTTTTGCGATTACCGAACAGGGCGCGGAACGGATTACTGTAACGCCGGACGAATTAGTGAGGATTGATTAGGGCTTAAAACACTTAATGTACAATCATTACCGGACACTTGGCATGATGAGCGACCCGGTCACTGACACTACCCAGCAGGAATCCTTTGATTTCTCCCATGCCCCTGCTGCCAATGACAATAAGGTCATAGCTGTTTTGAGCTTCCTTCAATATTTCCCCGGCCGGATGTCCACTCTTGACCACAGTATTACAGGGCAGAGACCCAAGCAACTCCCGGGCTTTGCGTAAAATTTCATTAGCTTCTTTCTCCAGGTTGGCTATTACCGGCTGGGGCACGACCATCTCCGTTCCGAAACCCGATATCAAAACCGGAGGGATTACAGTTACGTGCATAACCGTTAATTCACCGGCAAACTTTTCCGCTATGGCCGCGGCCTTTTGGAGAGCTTTAAAGGAGCATCCCGATCCGTCAACAGGTACCAAAATTTTTTTAAACACAGTGAATTCCCCCTTCACCCTTTTTCCCGCAGGAATTTTTTCGGTACTCCATTACTTCGACCCGCCGGGACGCTGTACCTTCTGCTTAGCAAAATTTTCAACAAAAAAAGGCCCGTTGGTTCCCGACCTTTATAAGGATACCGGAAACAACGCGGCCTCTTCCTGACAAACTTTACCAGTCTTTAAGATTATATACAATGTTATTTAATCTCGATCCTGTTACCCTTGTTTTTCCCAGGTTCTCTCTTGGGCAGTACAATGGACAATACCCCGTTTTCAAATTTTGCGCTTACCTGGTCGTTTAAAATATTCGGCACATAGAAACTCCTTACCATGGAACCGTATCTTCTTTCTTTGCGGATATAGTTTTCTTTCTCTTCATTGGTTTCTTCTTTTCTTTCCACTGCTATAGTAAGCCTGTCTTCATTTAGTTCCACGTTAATTTCATCTTTTTTCACCCCTGGAAGTTCCGCTTCCACAACATATTCTTTATCATTTTCCTTAATGTCCACCCTCATCTGACCGCCGGTATAAAAAGCGGGCCAAAAATGATCGTGGAAAAAGTTTTCAAACACCCCCTCCAAGTCAAAGATATCTCCCGGTCTTCTCTGTACTCCGTGTCTTCTGTAAGGAGTCAAACCAAACATACAGCAACACCTCCATATTTTTATTTTGACCTTCCCTGACCTTTAATTAATATATAACATCATTATTTTTTAAATTCAAATACAATTTTATACAGTTAAGGGCAAACTGAAATTGAAATAATCAAACAATTTTGGATACCTTAACAAAACGCATTTTTTTTACCAAGACCTTTTAAATGCTTCCTTTTTTAAACAATTTTGCATATGAGCCCTGTGAATTCCAGTTTTGCATAGAATTCCGTCCGGCAATACATACTTTTGTTTGGCATTTTTTTCTGTTACTATATATTGTAAGAACTATGAGCGTTCAAATACAGGAGGCCAATAAATGTTGGGAACTTTTTGGTCGGCATACGGTGAAAAAATATTATGGGTCTATTCCTTCTCCTCGACAATCCTCATCATCATAGTCAGTATCCTGATTTTTATGGAACGGCGCAACCCTTATAAAACCATTGCCTGGCTGGCCGTGATCAACGTTTTTCCTATCCTAGGGTTTATTTTTTACTTCATGTTCGGACAAAACCGGCGCAAACGCAAACTAATTCGAACCAAATATATCAACGAAATGAACCATTTGCGTGAAATAGTCCGCCGCCAGATCGAGTGTATAAACAGCAACCGGGAAGCAGCCGTAGAAGCCCTGGGCAGTAAAAAGCAGCTAATCAGCCTGCTGCTTAACAATGCCCATGCGCCCTTCACAAGGAGGAACCGGGCCCAGGTCCTGTCTGACGGCCAGGAAGCCTTTGCCGCCATGTTTGCGGAAATGGAAAAAGCCCAGGATCATATACACCTGGAATATTACATAATCCGTGACGACAATATCGGAAATCAACTAAAGAATCTATTAATCAGCAAAGCCAAAAGCGGCGTAAAAGTCAGGGTAATTTACGATGCCGTAGGAAGTTGGAAGCTTTCCAAAAAGTATATCAGCGATCTCCGTGACAGCGGTGTTCAGATAGAACCCTTTTTACCCGTTGCCCTGCCTTTTATCAACAATAAGTTAAATTACCGTAATCATCGAAAAATAACCGTAATCGACGGTAAAGTGGGGTTTCTTGGCGGCCTGAATATTGGCGATGAGTATCTCGGCTGCCATCCCAAATTGGGCAAATGGCGGGATACGCACCTGAAACTGGAAGGTACTGCTGTCCATTTTCTGCAGGTTATCTTCCTGCTGGACTGGGAGTTTGTAAGTGGGGAAAGGCTGTCTAACCCAACCTATTTCCCTGAAGAACCGTGTCCGGGAATTGACCCGGCAAAAGGCAAAGTCATCCAGATAGCAGCCAGTGGTCCCGACTCTGACTGGGAAGCAATACGCCAGTCTTACTTCGCCATGATTAATGCTGCTGAACATTCCATCAAAATCACAACCCCATATCTTATCCCGGATGAAGGAATTTTGCTGGCCCTAAAAACATCTGCTCTCAGCGGCGTAAATATAAAAATCATTTTACCCGGCAAACCGGACCATAAAATAGTACAGTGGGCCTCCCAAAGTTATTTCGAAGAATTGATGGAAGCCGGTATCGAGATATACCTTTACCAGCCTGGATTCATACACGCAAAGATTATTTCTGTGGACGGCGAGGTGGCCTCTCTGGGTTCCGCCAATTTAGACATGCGCAGTTTTCAAATAAATTTTGAAGTAAATGCCATGTTATATAATAAGACTTTAGTAGAAAAAATAGATGCTGACTTTGAGGCGGACCTGGCAAAATCGCTCAAACTGCAAATGTCCGATGTGGCGGATAAACCTTTGCCGGCCAGAATTCGCCAGTCAGCGGCCCGTTTGCTTTCCCCTCTATTATGACAAGAGAAAACAATATTAGACAGGAATTCTTTCATTTTTGTTTAATATTGTTTAATATATTATTTCTAAACGGAAGGTGTTGTTGAGGTGATCCATGTTTAAAAATAAAGAAGAATTTAAACAGGCTTTTCTGGAAAAACTGCACACCCTATATGGCGAGTGCCTCGATGAAGCATCCGACCTGGACAAATATAACGCTTTAGGCAGCATGATTCGGGATCACATCGCCAAGTACTGGGCGCAGACAAATAAACAGTATCGAAAAAAAGAAGTAAAACAAGTCTACTACTTTTCCATGGAATTCTTGTTGGGCAGGCTGCTCGGGGCAAATCTGATTAACCTGTCGGCAAAAAAGATGTGTGAAGAAGCATTAAAAGAATTAGGCATAGATTTAAACTTACTGGAAAACATAGAACCTGATGCCGGTCTCGGAAACGGCGGTCTCGGCCGCCTGGCAGCTTGTTTTCTTGATTCCCTGGCCTCCCTGAGCCTTCCCGGACATGGCTGTGGTATCCGGTATAAATATGGTTTTTTTGAGCAAAGAATTGTGGACGGTTATCAGGTGGAACTGCCGGATAACTGGTTAAGGGACGGCAACGTGTGGGAAATCCGGAAGGCCGATAATGCCGTGGAAGTCCGGTTCTACGGAAATGTCCGGGTGGAAGAGCAAGACGGCAGGACAGTCTTTATCCATGAAAACTATGAGCCGATAATTGCAGTGCCTTATGACACACCTATTATCGGTTACGAACGCAATACCGTTAATACCCTGCGGTTGTGGAGCGCTGAGCCGGCCATTAAAGATTTTGATTTTTCTTCTTTCAGTCGCGGTGATTATGTCAAGGCGGTAGAATACAGGTCTTCGGTGGAATCCATTTCACAGATACTCTACCCCGATGAAAGCCATTACAAAGGCCGGGAACTACGCCTGAAGCAACAGTATTTTTTCGTTTCAGCCGGACTGCAATGTATTGTTCGCCGCTATAAAAAATACCATGGTTCGCTGAAATGCTTCCACAAAAAAATAGCAATTCATGTTAATGATACCCACCCCGTCCTGGCTATCCCGGAACTAATGCGTATACTGATAGACGAAGAAGGTATGGGCTGGGATGAAGCCTGGGATATAACCGTCAAAACCATCTCATATACCAACCATACAATTTTGACTGAAGCCCTGGAAAAATGGCCCGTCGATATGTTCCGGAACTTACTGCCCAGGATTTACATGATCGTCCACGAAATCAATGAACGGTTCTGCCGGGAACTGTGGAACAAATATCCCGGAGACTGGGACAGAATTCACAAAATGGCTATTATAGCCGACGGCCAGGTCAAAATGGCCCACCTGGCTATCGTTGGAAGTCATAGTATTAACGGCGTATCTAAAATACATACGGAAATCCTGAAGAATCAAGAAATGAAGAACTTTTATGAGGTTTACCCCCACAAGTTCAATAATAAAACCAATGGCGTCACACATAGGAGGTGGCTGCTTAAAGCAAACCCGGCCCTGGCCAACTTAATTTCTGAAACCATTGGCGCTAACTGGATTAAATACCCCATTGACCTGATTAGTCTGGAAAAATACAGGAATGACACAGCTTTCCTCGACAAATTGGCCCAAATCAAACAGCGTAATAAAGCGCAGTTAGCCAAGTATATCAAAGATAAATACAACATCAGCGTAGACCTTTATTCAATCTTTGATGTACAGGTTAAACGAATGCACGCCTATAAGAGACAGTTATTAAATGTACTGCATATTATGGACCTTTACAACCGGCTCCGTGAAAACCCCGATTTGGACATTGTACCCCGAACCTTTATCTTTGGCGCCAAGGCCTCGCCCAGTTACGTTCATGCTAAAACCACTATCAAACTGATTAATACCCTGGCCTCAATGATCAACAATGATAAGCGCATAAAAGATAAAATCAAAGTCATATTCCTGGAGAATTACCGGGTTACCCTGGCCGAAATGATTTTCCCGGCAGCCGATTTAAGCGAACAAATTTCCACCGCCGGCAAAGAGGCCTCGGGCACGGGCAATATGAAATTT
The sequence above is drawn from the Thermincola ferriacetica genome and encodes:
- a CDS encoding DHA2 family efflux MFS transporter permease subunit; its protein translation is MNAAAGHTNAGHQDNLYKWLALIVVVVGTFMAILDTSIVNIAIPKMMNVFGVSTDQIQWVITAYMLTMGPVIPLTGYLSDTFGTKKMYIWALGAFTVGSALCGFAWSNSAMIVARIIQALGGGMIMPISMSIIYQVIPAKERGMALGIWGIAAMAAPAIGPTLSGYIVEHLNWRLIFTINIPVGIIGVILAGLLLKESPRKPSRGFDYLGFVSSTVGLVSILYVLGEGSTIDWNEFKNVFLLVLGIFSLMLFAANELTRDDPLLDLRVLKIWPYTLSIIISSITNIALFGGVFLLPLFFQNLQGYSAMQTGLIMFPGAVATGIMMPVGGKLFDKFGAKPVVIPGLLILMLSTYQLSRLTLDTNSHTVMWLMAVRGVGLGLAMMPITTAGMNSVPSHLVARASALQNVIRQVAGSVGITILTTIMTNRQAVNYIRLAEQVSYFDANSVELFGRIQGWLSQQGVPAGEAQGISVSTVFGLVAKEAAVQAINDTLFVTVLIILVTIPLALLMRGKKSSKQKDEHLVMFE
- a CDS encoding HlyD family secretion protein, which gives rise to MNGKRKVIIFSVLILMLAAMAGVGGYYWYENTYYVTTEDARVTGDLVRVSPQIAAKLKEFNVEEGQMVHKDQILGQQEATNLPDANLEMANIRAPITGIVLKKQGTVGEVVAPGQMLAMLVDPAKLYISANIDETKVARIKEGQKADIKIDEYGDRNFTGRVVSIGQATTATFSLLPSSTGGNFTKVVQKVPVKIQLEQHDVTLKPGTSAVVKIRVR
- a CDS encoding putative toxin-antitoxin system toxin component, PIN family — its product is MVSKGMRNKPRVVIDTNIFVKSWFDGDEVCNEILSLVDNNKIKLLFSQETIGELFYIVKKFSVKNMSSKRPRLRLLFLLSEVFYEADSVNTIDTECPKLNDKYDEMFLKCALEGNADYLITDDFKSGLHSVEGFRVKIVSSEDFMKIYKKIKCSVKDL
- a CDS encoding type 1 glutamine amidotransferase, with amino-acid sequence MRIHYLQHVPFEDLANIEVWAGEKGHEVSVTRLYMDETLPALDRFEWLIVMGGPMNIYEEVEYPWLINEKEFIRNAINAGKFVMGICLGAQLIADVLGGKVIRNEYKEIGWFPVRKIPEASNSGLFDGLSDEFVAFHWHGDTFTIPPGAVRLAESAACQNQAFEYKGRVLGLQFHLETSKASIEKLIEHCNGELVEEKYIQSAAKMLSETENLEKIKKQLAILLNNIEKKIKLPKS
- a CDS encoding M24 family metallopeptidase; amino-acid sequence: MLYTPQKELFNRITKLQTLLREKDIDGALIVKSANLFYFSGTAQNAYLFVPAEGAPVLLVKKSFSRAKKESALENIMQLVSLKKIPAQLAELGCKSPATLGLEMDSLPASTYLFFQQIFPGVRFTNVSGLIREIRQIKSEYEINLLRTSASNMDKIYRQIPGLIKEGMAEIELAAQIEGMARTAGHMGYISMHAFNQSPYFGHLLSGESGAVPSAFDGPTGGPGLTPAHPQGAGWKKIKAGEPISIDYVGLWDGYITDQTRIFSIGPLPEKLQKAFDLALEIQAAVVEQMKPGANGSDLHELSLAMAAKAGFAENYMGYAPDQARFLGHGVGLELDELPVLAKGLDARLQPGMVIAIEPKFVFPGKGVVGIENTFAITEQGAERITVTPDELVRID
- a CDS encoding universal stress protein, giving the protein MFKKILVPVDGSGCSFKALQKAAAIAEKFAGELTVMHVTVIPPVLISGFGTEMVVPQPVIANLEKEANEILRKARELLGSLPCNTVVKSGHPAGEILKEAQNSYDLIVIGSRGMGEIKGFLLGSVSDRVAHHAKCPVMIVH
- a CDS encoding Hsp20/alpha crystallin family protein, coding for MFGLTPYRRHGVQRRPGDIFDLEGVFENFFHDHFWPAFYTGGQMRVDIKENDKEYVVEAELPGVKKDEINVELNEDRLTIAVERKEETNEEKENYIRKERRYGSMVRSFYVPNILNDQVSAKFENGVLSIVLPKREPGKNKGNRIEIK
- the cls gene encoding cardiolipin synthase yields the protein MLGTFWSAYGEKILWVYSFSSTILIIIVSILIFMERRNPYKTIAWLAVINVFPILGFIFYFMFGQNRRKRKLIRTKYINEMNHLREIVRRQIECINSNREAAVEALGSKKQLISLLLNNAHAPFTRRNRAQVLSDGQEAFAAMFAEMEKAQDHIHLEYYIIRDDNIGNQLKNLLISKAKSGVKVRVIYDAVGSWKLSKKYISDLRDSGVQIEPFLPVALPFINNKLNYRNHRKITVIDGKVGFLGGLNIGDEYLGCHPKLGKWRDTHLKLEGTAVHFLQVIFLLDWEFVSGERLSNPTYFPEEPCPGIDPAKGKVIQIAASGPDSDWEAIRQSYFAMINAAEHSIKITTPYLIPDEGILLALKTSALSGVNIKIILPGKPDHKIVQWASQSYFEELMEAGIEIYLYQPGFIHAKIISVDGEVASLGSANLDMRSFQINFEVNAMLYNKTLVEKIDADFEADLAKSLKLQMSDVADKPLPARIRQSAARLLSPLL
- a CDS encoding glycogen/starch/alpha-glucan phosphorylase; translated protein: MFKNKEEFKQAFLEKLHTLYGECLDEASDLDKYNALGSMIRDHIAKYWAQTNKQYRKKEVKQVYYFSMEFLLGRLLGANLINLSAKKMCEEALKELGIDLNLLENIEPDAGLGNGGLGRLAACFLDSLASLSLPGHGCGIRYKYGFFEQRIVDGYQVELPDNWLRDGNVWEIRKADNAVEVRFYGNVRVEEQDGRTVFIHENYEPIIAVPYDTPIIGYERNTVNTLRLWSAEPAIKDFDFSSFSRGDYVKAVEYRSSVESISQILYPDESHYKGRELRLKQQYFFVSAGLQCIVRRYKKYHGSLKCFHKKIAIHVNDTHPVLAIPELMRILIDEEGMGWDEAWDITVKTISYTNHTILTEALEKWPVDMFRNLLPRIYMIVHEINERFCRELWNKYPGDWDRIHKMAIIADGQVKMAHLAIVGSHSINGVSKIHTEILKNQEMKNFYEVYPHKFNNKTNGVTHRRWLLKANPALANLISETIGANWIKYPIDLISLEKYRNDTAFLDKLAQIKQRNKAQLAKYIKDKYNISVDLYSIFDVQVKRMHAYKRQLLNVLHIMDLYNRLRENPDLDIVPRTFIFGAKASPSYVHAKTTIKLINTLASMINNDKRIKDKIKVIFLENYRVTLAEMIFPAADLSEQISTAGKEASGTGNMKFMMNGAVTIGTMDGANIEICEVVGRDNIFIFGLTAEEVANYYHNGGYCSWDVYAKDSRVKTVVDQLVNGFFPVAGEEFRILYDDLTHNNDPFFVLKDFASYADTQLEVDKTFRDKYKWQKMSLVNIAHSGKFSSDRTITEYATQIWKIKPEIITNPR